A window of Onychostoma macrolepis isolate SWU-2019 chromosome 01, ASM1243209v1, whole genome shotgun sequence contains these coding sequences:
- the LOC131542693 gene encoding claudin-3-like — MLKGMEIGGIALGISGWILSIIACALPMWCGTVFVNSQIITARSIWQGLWMNCAVQSTRQIKCKVYNSIQALPQEIQVSRAMTVIVVVLAFLGVMIYIIGTKCTNFIKEEVSKAKMMIVSGVMFIIAGILELIPVVWVAHLTIQEIYNQIPDSVHQREVGASIYVGFAAVALLLIGGALLCCTCPPQEKKYKTPRMGYSVPRFVGGGYDRMDHV; from the coding sequence ATGTTGAAGGGAATGGAGATTGGGGGCATTGCCCTGGGCATTAGTGGCTGGATCCTTAGCATTATCGCTTGTGCTCTCCCAATGTGGTGTGGCACGGTCTTTGTTAATTCACAAATCATCACAGCACGAAGCATCTGGCAAGGTTTGTGGATGAATTGTGCTGTACAGAGCACCAGACAGATTAAGTGTAAGGTCTACAACAGCATTCAGGCCCTACCGCAGGAAATTCAGGTTTCCAGAGCCATGACGGTCATTGTCGTCGTCTTGGCTTTCCTGGGCGTGATGATCTACATCATAGGCACCAAATGCACAAATTTTATCAAAGAGGAAGTATCCAAGGCTAAAATGATGATCGTCTCTGGTGTGATGTTCATTATTGCCGGCATCCTGGAGCTCATTCCGGTGGTCTGGGTGGCACACCTAACCATTCAGGAGATTTACAACCAAATACCAGACAGCGTTCATCAAAGAGAGGTTGGGGCGTCCATCTATGTAGGGTTTGCCGCTGTTGCTCTGTTACTGATTGGAGGAGCTTTGCTGTGCTGCACCTGTCCTCCACAGGAGAAGAAGTACAAGACGCCAAGAATGGGCTACTCTGTTCCACGCTTTGTCGGTGGTGGATATGACAGGATGGACCATGTTTAA